One Nocardia farcinica genomic region harbors:
- the gcvH gene encoding glycine cleavage system protein GcvH, translating into MAVTPEDLRYTEEHEWVRRIGPTRVRVGITDYAQSQLGDVVYVQLPDEQREAAAGESIAEVESTKSVSDIYAPLAAKVVAVNEELSNAPETLNADPYGAGWLFELEVADAAALDVTLGELLDAAGYQGVIGG; encoded by the coding sequence GTGGCAGTGACCCCCGAGGATCTGCGCTACACCGAGGAGCACGAGTGGGTCCGGCGGATCGGCCCCACGCGGGTCCGGGTCGGCATCACCGACTACGCCCAGTCCCAGCTGGGTGACGTCGTGTACGTTCAGCTGCCGGACGAGCAGCGCGAGGCCGCCGCGGGCGAGAGCATCGCCGAGGTGGAATCGACCAAGAGCGTCTCGGACATCTACGCCCCGCTGGCCGCGAAAGTCGTTGCGGTGAACGAAGAACTGTCCAACGCGCCGGAGACGCTGAACGCCGATCCGTACGGTGCGGGCTGGCTGTTCGAGCTGGAGGTGGCCGATGCCGCCGCACTCGACGTCACGCTGGGCGAACTGCTGGATGCGGCAGGTTATCAAGGAGTTATCGGGGGCTGA
- a CDS encoding CDP-alcohol phosphatidyltransferase family protein has translation MTTTPADRILTVPNVLSVLRLIGVPVFLWLLLVERADGWAFALLVASGITDFLDGKLARLLDQSSRLGALLDPFVDRLYLVTTLVAFVARGLLPWWVALLLVGRDAVLTLTLSIYRRRELDPPEVIYLGKAATFALMSALPWLLAGQMDWPLDGFGRAFGGALLIWGTAVYLWTGVLYTGKAVAVARAIPAVRQHHP, from the coding sequence GTGACGACGACGCCGGCCGACCGCATCCTCACCGTCCCCAACGTGCTGAGCGTGCTGCGACTGATCGGCGTGCCGGTGTTCCTGTGGTTGTTGCTGGTCGAACGGGCCGACGGCTGGGCCTTCGCCCTGCTGGTCGCCAGCGGGATCACCGACTTCCTCGACGGCAAGCTGGCCCGGCTGCTCGACCAGAGTTCGCGGCTGGGCGCGCTGCTGGATCCCTTCGTCGACCGGCTCTATCTGGTCACCACGCTGGTGGCCTTCGTGGCGCGCGGGCTGCTGCCCTGGTGGGTGGCCCTGCTGCTGGTCGGGCGCGACGCGGTGCTGACCCTGACCCTCTCGATCTATCGCCGACGCGAACTCGACCCGCCCGAGGTGATCTACCTCGGCAAAGCCGCCACCTTCGCGCTCATGTCGGCGCTGCCCTGGCTGCTGGCCGGGCAGATGGACTGGCCGCTGGACGGTTTCGGACGGGCCTTCGGCGGGGCATTGTTGATCTGGGGCACCGCGGTGTATCTGTGGACCGGCGTGCTCTACACGGGCAAGGCGGTCGCGGTGGCACGGGCGATACCGGCTGTGCGGCAGCATCACCCATAA
- a CDS encoding DUF2252 domain-containing protein — MSDSRIDLRTFVPADEVRARGRALREHVPATARDRQAAGPRRPAVLDFLAAAHADRLAHLVPLRVGRMASGPFTFYRGAAGLMAADLADGPVTGVHAQLCGDAHPANFGLYGTSRGEIVMDINDFDETIRGPWEWDLERLAAGLVLAGRESGVGEDDCRAAALDAARSYRLAIDDLAGRPFMESWSALPDESILGRAKADDLIDDFKKAAKKARKNTSAKVAAKWTEHIDDHETGVRKRRFVADPPVLTEVSEEVAEAVTDGLERYGVTLRESRRDLLARFAVSDIAFRIVGTGSVGLHSYVALLHGNDEEVLVLQLKQAIPSALAPYLPAAPVAHEGERIVQGARLVQAETDILLGWTTLRLDGRELPFIVRQFRNLKGSIDPAGLGKDDLDDYGRLAGALLARAHARSLDPRLLSGYLDGDERFDEAVAAFAVRYADRTEADHAELVRAVASGRLRAELPE; from the coding sequence GTGTCAGACAGTCGTATCGACCTGCGTACCTTCGTGCCCGCCGACGAGGTACGCGCCAGGGGCCGCGCCCTGCGGGAGCACGTGCCGGCGACGGCTCGCGACCGGCAGGCCGCCGGGCCGCGCCGGCCCGCCGTGCTCGATTTCCTCGCCGCCGCGCACGCCGACCGGCTCGCGCATCTGGTGCCGCTGCGGGTGGGCCGGATGGCGAGCGGTCCGTTCACCTTCTACCGGGGCGCGGCGGGCCTGATGGCCGCCGATCTCGCGGACGGCCCGGTGACCGGCGTGCACGCCCAGCTGTGCGGGGACGCCCACCCGGCCAACTTCGGCCTCTACGGCACCTCGCGCGGCGAGATCGTCATGGACATCAACGATTTCGACGAGACGATCCGCGGGCCGTGGGAATGGGACCTGGAACGGCTGGCGGCCGGCCTGGTGCTGGCCGGCCGGGAGTCCGGCGTCGGCGAGGACGACTGCCGGGCCGCCGCGCTGGACGCGGCGCGCTCCTACCGGCTGGCGATCGACGATCTGGCCGGGCGGCCGTTCATGGAGTCCTGGAGCGCGCTGCCCGACGAATCGATCCTCGGCCGGGCCAAGGCCGACGACCTGATCGACGATTTCAAGAAGGCCGCCAAGAAGGCGCGCAAGAACACCAGCGCCAAGGTCGCCGCGAAGTGGACCGAGCACATCGACGACCACGAGACGGGGGTGCGCAAGCGCCGCTTCGTCGCCGACCCGCCGGTGCTCACCGAGGTGAGCGAGGAGGTGGCCGAGGCGGTCACCGACGGCCTGGAACGCTACGGCGTCACGCTGCGCGAGTCGCGGCGCGATCTGCTCGCCCGATTCGCGGTGTCCGACATCGCTTTCCGCATCGTCGGCACCGGCAGCGTCGGCCTGCACAGCTACGTCGCGCTGCTGCACGGCAACGACGAGGAGGTGCTGGTGTTGCAGCTCAAGCAGGCCATCCCCTCCGCGCTCGCGCCCTACCTGCCCGCCGCCCCGGTCGCGCACGAGGGCGAGCGAATCGTGCAGGGCGCCAGGCTGGTTCAGGCCGAGACCGACATCCTGCTCGGTTGGACCACGCTGCGGCTGGACGGGCGCGAGTTGCCGTTCATCGTGCGCCAGTTCCGCAATCTCAAGGGCAGCATCGATCCGGCGGGCCTGGGCAAGGACGATCTCGACGACTACGGCCGGCTGGCGGGGGCGCTGCTGGCCAGGGCACACGCCCGCTCGCTCGACCCGCGGCTGCTGTCGGGCTATCTG